In the Brettanomyces nanus chromosome 1, complete sequence genome, CTGAAACCTTCACCTTGCTCGTCTATTGGTGTAGGAAGGATAAGCTCACGAGATGAGGACGACGAAAATTGGCGGGGAGGAGATGGCGAAGCCTGGAGTGAAGAATTCACTGGAGAGAGAGTTTCAGAAGGATAATTCCTTTGCGAAGAAGCAGTAGTGGAAAAACTAGAGGTAGAGCTAGAGCCAGTTGCGACAGGAATGGCCGTAGCACCAGCTGGAGCTACATCAGgatcttttcttccctCAGTAACATCATAGAACTTGTCCTCACTAACTGTAGAATACCCTGATACAGGAGACATTGCATCCGGCTTTACGGAACCATCCAGTGCTGCCAACTGGGAAGTTCGGGGACTCGGAGTGGTGAAACTATGAAGATCTGTCAGCAGTGGGGATTGGACGAGCAAACTTTTGGACAAGTCCCGAGGTGTGACAGAACTAACAACAGAAGCCGGTTGTGGTTTTTGGGAAACTAAAACAGGCGTCACTTCTTCAGGAAGCTCGTCTCGCAGGTCGGCAACTCGTCTGTATTGAAACGAAGGACTCTGTAGAGGAGAGTTATCAATAAGATCATCCTGTGGACTCCCCAAAAAGTCAGGAACACTGTCTGACGTCGAATCTGGAGTAGATTTAATAGGATCCTTCTCATTTAATCGATTTTCCAATTGACTACTCTGTTGATCAATAATATCGGAGTCATTCCTTTGGATACCACGTAAGTTCTCGATCTCATCGTTGATTTTGGCAAGAATAGACGATGCAGACTTATTTAGTTGAGCATCAACTATGGCTGCTCCAGAATCCTTTGGAGGAGGTCGTCTTTTCGACTTAAGAacctctcttttcctttctctgAATGActtctgttcttcatcatcgatAGACTCCTGCTCAGACAGTGCTTTTGGTAAGGTAACTTCGCTGGGAtagtaagaagaagaaggttcttGCCCAGAGATAGGACTTTGTACATGAAcggaaggagaaggagagacCGAGACAAAGGGCGAATCCTCAGCGGGAACTGAGACCGGAGTTGGAGCCTCAATCGGTGACGATGATGGCTTATATAAACTGCTTTgatcaccatcatcatcaagaatcaTATTGAGATGCGTTGTTCTATGAGAATCCGAATCTGGGGGTAAGTTGATGACAAGATCCCTATTGGTCTCTGTATGAAGAACTCTAGTCTTCTCTTTAGACTCAGTTTGAGAGTGGTGAGATGTAGAACTATGACGTGATTGCGAATCATGTGACGTGGACTCAAACGAATGCCCTTTTAGAGAGAGAAATCCATACCAGGAGTGCCTCTTAGAAGCTTTGGAAGGCATTAGACAACAGAAGAACGTGGAACCAACACAAGGAGATAAATGGATATTTCTATTTTCGCTTGTCCTCTCTACGCGATACCAGCTAAAAATATACGCGACAAACCGAGTGTCATGGCTCGAGGATGAAATAAATGTATAAAAAAGTCTAAAAGTTCACGTACACATGGCCGTGCTACCAAAACCTCATCACAGCTTCAAAGGCAGACAAAGCGGCAGCATTCGCAGGAAAGCTTCTCAAGATACAAGGCAAAAATCCTTTACCAAATCCCCTTAATCCTCCCTTCTCTCTATAGATATACTTCACAGCATCAGAATACTTATTAAACTTTGGCTTTCTCACATCATCAATCATAATAACATTTTTAACAACATCTGCAGGATAAGCGGTAATCCAAAAGCAAGTGGCGGACAGACCACCAGCCCAAAAGTTGATCGCAGTATTGCTCATCTTGGtattctctttgaaccagTTAGTAATAATCTCATAGGATCCCCACCAAGTGATAAAACTTGTTCGAAAAATCATCGTAGGAATCAATCCCTTGTAGAGAGTTTTCAAGCCATCATACTTGATCAACCTCACCAGGCAGTCAATTGGTCCTTTGTATATTCTAGAGGAGGCATCATATTGAACCTGCAACCGAGCCTTTAGTTGCTCTATGGGAGCAGCTACAAAGGAAACAGTCAAACCAGCACCTAGACCAGCTAGACAATGCCCGACAAGAGGCAATTTATCCTCCTTTGCATAGAAGTTTTCTTTAAGAAACCTTCTGTAAACGTGTAAAGACCCCAACATGACGGAATCCATAAACACCCATCCAACCAAAGGAGGCGTGAAACCCTTGTATAATCCATGTACTCCCTcgttcttcaaagtcttcaaagtaCAATCCAATGGACCTTTGAATCGTCCCTCCGATGTCTGCATTCTCACCTTAACCGAGTCGAATGGATGACCTACGGTATTTTTCATAACACCAGAGAACACACCAGCAATGAAGCCAGCATATCGAGGAGGCGGCGATTGCACTTGTTCCTTTATCTCTTCCTGCATCTCCTACTTTGACTGATAAAAAGACTACGTAGTTCAGCTAGAACCGTTGAGATTCCTCATTTCTATATGACTAACTAAAGCATTCATCCCGATTGGGAAATAGTGCATGATTTAATACCTGCAGAATCTCCGGTACCGGACATTACAAAAATCGCTATCTAATGTGCGTGGCTTCCAAGGCTTGACTTAGATTGTCAACGGCTGGTTCAACGGCTGGTTCAACGACATCCTTACAATCGACCAAAGAGTCTTTCTTAGTTTCCCTCCATTGGATAAACGGTTTGATCATCACATTGTTGAAGACTTGTTCGCTTTCTTCGGGAGACACCAATGGAGACAACTTACACGAATAACCATTGATTTCCAACCTGTAAACAGTGCAgtctttattcttctcaatactCTGTTCTATCCATGCAAAAAATTGCTGTAGCTTATCAATTGCAGAGACATATATTGAATATTCTCTTCTATAATGACGTTTCAAGAACGGAATCAAATCTTTTTCCAAGCTGAAAAGATGTACTGCCCTAACATTAAAAGACCCGTCTCTCAGTCCAACTAAAAGGTGTTTGCTCATACCAAATTTGCACTGTAGTATCCACTTGAGAAGCTTTCGTTCAAATCCAGAAACTGCTCTTGACATTGTGGCTAAAAATGCTGTATTATCTGATGTCTGTAGCTTTTTCCAATTCATGCCATGGGATATGGTCAACTTGATCTCTGTATACTTTCCTGGCTCTTTATCTTTTGTTCCTTTCAATGAATCGATCTCTGTCACACTTAAAAAACTAATGACATCTCCTTGTTCCTTGTCTCCAATATATCCTTCGCCAAGAGTCTTGAAATGCTTGAAGTTGTCACGTGTTTTCTGGGTAACATCATTGTATTTCAATAAGTCTTCGAATCTTATTCCAATATAGGAAATTAGAAGATTCTGATCCAACCGTCTATTTGTGCTGGAAAATATTAACTGTCCATCGTAGCAAATTACATCATACGTCTCCTTCGAATTGTTGATCACGTCGCAAAACAATCCTGAATGACATAGCACTTTTGGCCTGATATACTTGGTTCCGTATTTGGTCAACTCGTATTTGATTGTGATGAGTAGAAGATTCCTGATTCTGGATTCGTTCTCGCCAAACTTCTTGGCTTGGAACAGTTTGTAGCCGTTTCTAGTATTCCAGTCACCATTATTCAATGTCTTCGCTAAGGGGAGGCGATATGGCTCAAGCTGTGACTTGTCGAAAGAGATCTGAGTAGCGTTGATTTGAGAGTAGTATAGCACCTCTTTTTTATGGAAGCCTTTTTCAATACTGCAATGCACGTCTTTAAGATTCTCTGGAGTCTGGAACTCGAACCCATACGAAAGACTCATTTTCACCAGAGGTagttgataaagaagttgatgaagaagttgatcgaTCTACAAAGGTATACACAATTTACGCAGGGGTCACGTGATCGTAGTGCGTTTAATATTATTCTTAGTTATAAAATGGTCTCACCTAATGCACATCTGGATATAGATAGTCCAGCATTAACAGTATCAACCATATGCATTTCTGTAGCTCCAAGAGATGGATTAACTTCTACTATATCAAGGCCGGCAAGAACACCGGAGGCTGCAAGTTCCTCCACAATAAACAGTCCTTCCCTTAAAGTAAGACCTCCTCTCACCGGAGTACCTGTAGCAGCAACATATTGAGGATCAATGCCATCCACATCATAACTGACATGAATTGGTGCCTCACCACTTGGGTTGACAGCCTTCATGGCCCTCTGAACCACTTCATTAATGCCATATTTATCCACATGATGCATAGAAAATGCAGCAATACCCAACTCTTTTAAGATTTTCCTTTCTCCCTTATCGACATCTCTTAGTCCAATATACGCTATCTGAGAGGGCTTGACAAGATGTTTTAACTGTTTAATCCAGTCGAAATGAGATGGCCAATGCTCCTGGTCCAATCCCATGGCAAATGCAACGGGACAACCGTGCAAATTACCCGACTCCGtagaagaaggagtattAATATCGGTATGAGCATCCACCCAAATGATACCTCCATCTGGATGGGAATTAACAAACGCCAAAAGAGTTGACATACCAATAGAATGATCTCCTCCAATGGTGATAGGGAAAGTCTTCTTCCTACGAGCTTCTGTAGATGTCTCAAATATCTTTTGACAACACTCACTAACCATATGAGGCCTCTTACAGTTGTTGTAAACATCCGATGAGTCGTTTCTCATGGCATTCCAATCCGATCCTTTGAGAGGATCTTTAACCTCATAGGACCATCCTTGTTCTTTGATATCATCCAACAGACCATATTCGATCATTCTCTCGGGTCCGAGTTCAACACCCAGTTTACCCTGACCTCCATTGAAAGGTGCACGGATAACAGTAACCTTTCTTTCGGGGAAAAATTTATAATCAGATTCAATAGTCATAATGAATAGAGGGTGAACAAGAAGGAATGTCCGTACAACAAACCGATCGACAATCCGATCTTTATTTATACATGAATACAAGATTTCCCCCTCAACCGTCATCGGAATTACACCTTTCCCCTAAGTACAACTGATATCGGTTTACCTTCCTTTAAGTACCGGTTTTTCCCGGCCATCTCTTATCATGCTAAGATAACAGAATATGCCACAGAAGATTCGCGGGAATTTGAGATGCCATACTTTAAAGGCAGGCATCGCCGAAAAAGTTCTATTAGGGGTGAAGCCGGGGGGGGGGGGTGAAAAACAGAAGAGGGGGGCTCATCTTTAAAAGGGTAGTTGAGTTAGCGGAGTTAATGGGTTAGTGAGGTAGTCGACTTATGAGGTAGTTGGATATTCTATACAGGCCACAGTATTATAAATCGACTAGAACTCCAAATTGTCCTTAACTTCATCCCTGGTCCTCTTTTCCTTAACCTCATCGTTGACTAGTTGATTCACGTAGTTGTTGAACAACTCTATTGGAGCCTTCAAAGAGGTATTTTCCCACTTAGTCTCATCCTCATTAAATAGCTGTGATAAATTTGGGGCATCGGTGAACGGATCAAACTCTCGCACTGAAGGATCAAAGGGAACACATACATTACCGGTTCCAGGATGAATACAGAATGGACTCTTAAGTAAATGAATCATCTGCCTAGACACCTCAACATCCAATCTTGGATACATAGTCTTAAAAATCATCTCACGTTTCCAATCCTGGATGTCAAATGACTTAATCTTCAACTGCTGATACAAGGTATCTACATCCCTCCATTTGGACGCACTAGAACTACCAGGGTCCTCTTTCCAATGCTTCAAAAGAGCCGAACTGAGTCTGTAATCAGGAACAGATCTGGCCAAATCTTGGTATCGATCATCAAGACGCCATGGATCCTGCTCTCTAATAATTATATCGACAAACTGGTCCCTAAGAATTTCAAATGATCTCTCTACATGCGGATGGTATGGCTTTCTTAGGGCAATTCCAGATTTATTCTTGGATTTCACGTTCAAAATGTCCAAATATTCCACTATTGCCCGTCTTTTGGGCTCGTCCAAAATCCTCACACGATAGTCACTGATCCAACAATGCACACCCCTTCTTCCAGAGAAGACCCATATCAATTTCTGGAATCCAAAGTCCTCTCGAAGTGCTGCATCCACAATTTTAATGGCTAAAGTAATGAATTTCCAGCATTTCGGACAGATCTTGGTACCGGAACAGCATGTTCTGACGTCATCATAATCTGTAAGATCAATATCGAGAACAAACTCTTTCATCAAAGGCTTCATCATGTTCTTAGACACGCTTTTCCTTAGTTTAGGTTCAATTGGATACACTGCACCGACTTCAAATCTCACCGGTTGTGCTTTTACTACCGTATTCCTGAATTCCTGCGCATTTGCAAACGAATTGTATCGCTGATATGCTCCTGATTTATACTCAAATGCAAATTCCCTATGGGTGAAATCGTTCTGCGGAGCTTGAGAATGATTAAGCCATAGAAAGATCGATTTATATGGCATGAAATTCTCGTAATAGTTGGCGAAATCCGCCGACGAAGGTTTATAGGGCTCGTTGGTCATCTTTTTCGGAGGTTTCGTGGTATCACCGTTGGACATCGAGAGATCAGAAGAAGGGCATGCTACAAATGACTGGATGGATTGGCTAAAATCTCGATTTTTCGCGTTTTCCGTGTCATCAATTTATGCACATAAATTACATTTAATCTCTACAAATGCTTTACATAGTAAACGGTAAGGAAAATGATGGAGAGGAGAACGGTGGCAGATTTGAACGTACTCGTAGAACCAGCACTGGAACCAAGTTTTATCATGTTGTCTTTACCAGAGAAACCAGTGGTACGAGCACttaatgaagatgaagatgggACCTCCGTCTTCGGTGCAGTTGCAGAGCCTTCATCAGCCAAATATAACAAACCGTCTTCGACGTCATCCACCACGGTTTTCTGAACATTTCCAAAGAAATCGGTAATGAGTACATCGGATAAATTTCTGTCAAACAAATCAGTACGTACACCAGCATTAGAATGGATCTTATCCAAGGTGTACGAATTAACTAAGTCCTGCATAGTAAGCGGAGAATCACGCGTGACATTCTCCAAGAACTCCAAATTGTAGTAGGTGAATCTATCAATGACAGCCACACCTATTTCTGTATCAGAATGATGCGAATAGGAGCTCTCATGCATTTCAGACGATCCTATTGCCAAAACATTAGGCGAGTATACCTTACTGTACATCGTATTTGCCTGACAAGTATCAATCATGAACAAGATTTCGTTATAACGCTTCTTTTCATGCATCTGTTCAAAAGCATCAGCCAAATCTTGCGATGCAATCTCTTCTGCGTCCTGAAATTTGAGAAAATCCGCACCTCCATGACCCGTCATatagatgaagatgttagAATGCTCATCCGTAAGTAGTCTTTTTGATTTCGGATGCTCTTTAGGCCATCTGTCCGTTAAAAGCCGTATAAATTTCTCAACGGTCACCTCGTAACCACGGTAATCCACCTTGACGTTGTCTCCGTAGAGCTCGATTTGTCTGTCCTTGTTATTGAACACTTCTCCGGGGAACGCATTTCTAGGATTACATGCAATATCGTCAGATAGCATAAGGATGATTTGCGAATCGGGGATTCCTAACCTTTTCACTGTTCTATACATGCTGAGCGTATTGGCAATATGACGATAGTTGAACCAAAATCGAGATGTCGAAACTAGCACTGCCCAGTTATTTGTATGGTGTGAATATGAAACATCTGTATTATTGATACCTTCTGCAGCCACGAGGGACACTAGAATTGACAAGAGCAGCACTAAACAGTTCAtgattgatgaagaaacaaagagGACTAGGTGGAGGTCTGATCAATTAATAAGCAGtgttttatttttcaccatcGCGCGTCTAGTACTAAACACATCCCAACACCACTAGGGAGATCTACTCTATTAACGACCAGCACTACCGGTGCTGTAAGAGGTATTAGAGAGCATTGGTGTGATG is a window encoding:
- a CDS encoding uncharacterized protein (BUSCO:EOG09342JWE) — translated: MTIESDYKFFPERKVTVIRAPFNGGQGKLGVELGPERMIEYGLLDDIKEQGWSYEVKDPLKGSDWNAMRNDSSDVYNNCKRPHMVSECCQKIFETSTEARRKKTFPITIGGDHSIGMSTLLAFVNSHPDGGIIWVDAHTDINTPSSTESGNLHGCPVAFAMGLDQEHWPSHFDWIKQLKHLVKPSQIAYIGLRDVDKGERKILKELGIAAFSMHHVDKYGINEVVQRAMKAVNPSGEAPIHVSYDVDGIDPQYVAATGTPVRGGLTLREGLFIVEELAASGVLAGLDIVEVNPSLGATEMHMVDTVNAGLSISRCALGETIL
- a CDS encoding uncharacterized protein (BUSCO:EOG09341P6J), whose translation is MSNGDTTKPPKKMTNEPYKPSSADFANYYENFMPYKSIFLWLNHSQAPQNDFTHREFAFEYKSGAYQRYNSFANAQEFRNTVVKAQPVRFEVGAVYPIEPKLRKSVSKNMMKPLMKEFVLDIDLTDYDDVRTCCSGTKICPKCWKFITLAIKIVDAALREDFGFQKLIWVFSGRRGVHCWISDYRVRILDEPKRRAIVEYLDILNVKSKNKSGIALRKPYHPHVERSFEILRDQFVDIIIREQDPWRLDDRYQDLARSVPDYRLSSALLKHWKEDPGSSSASKWRDVDTLYQQLKIKSFDIQDWKREMIFKTMYPRLDVEVSRQMIHLLKSPFCIHPGTGNVCVPFDPSVREFDPFTDAPNLSQLFNEDETKWENTSLKAPIELFNNYVNQLVNDEVKEKRTRDEVKDNLEF
- the GPI8 gene encoding glycosylphosphatidylinositol anchor biosynthesis (MEROPS:MER0002477) — protein: MNCLVLLLSILVSLVAAEGINNTDVSYSHHTNNWAVLVSTSRFWFNYRHIANTLSMYRTVKRLGIPDSQIILMLSDDIACNPRNAFPGEVFNNKDRQIELYGDNVKVDYRGYEVTVEKFIRLLTDRWPKEHPKSKRLLTDEHSNIFIYMTGHGGADFLKFQDAEEIASQDLADAFEQMHEKKRYNEILFMIDTCQANTMYSKVYSPNVLAIGSSEMHESSYSHHSDTEIGVAVIDRFTYYNLEFLENVTRDSPLTMQDLVNSYTLDKIHSNAGVRTDLFDRNLSDVLITDFFGNVQKTVVDDVEDGLLYLADEGSATAPKTEVPSSSSLSARTTGFSGKDNMIKLGSSAGSTSTFKSATVLLSIIFLTVYYVKHL